CTGCGCGGTCGCCTCGGAGGTCTGGTCGGCGTAGACCTGGTCGCCCAGAAGGAGCAGCACATCGGGGCGCTGCCGTCCGGAACCGGCGGCCAGAGTGGCGGCGAGGGTGTCCAGGGCGTCCGGGCCGACCGGGTCGTGCGCCGCGTTCGAGGGCGTCGCGGACCAGCGGCAGGAGCCGAAGGCGAAGTGCAGGGGCTCGTGCGCGGAGGCGGGGAGCGTACGGATCGTGCTCGCGGGGAAGCGGCTGTCGGGCAGCGGCCAGACCTTCTCCCCGCTACCGCTGGGAGGTGCCCCCGGCTCGTCGTCCAGCAGGACCTGGTAGGGCGTCTCGGTGCCGGGTGTCAGACCGGTCACCGGGACCAGCGCGTAGTGGTGCCCGGCGACCTGCCAGGTGTGCTGCGCGCCGGCCGCCCCGTCGTCGCAGCGGACGTGCACCACGCACGGCCGGTCGGTCTCCACCCACACCGTCGCGCTGTCCGCGTCGACATACCGCAGCAGCGGCCCCAAACGCAGTCCGGCCATCGGGTGCCTCCCCTCGTCGTGGTCAGAGGATAGGAGCACAGCGGGCGCGGCGGGTGACCGGGACGGCGGCGCGCCCGCCGGCCGGTGATTTTCCGGCCGACGGGCGCGTGGATCGGCACCCCTGAGGAGCGGGGCTCAGCAGCCGTCCAGGATCTTCTTCAGCGCGGCCTTCTCGGCGGAGTCCGCGGTCATGCCGTACTCATGCTTCACCCACACCCACATCCGGGCGTACTCGCAGTGGTACGAGGCCTTCGGCGGCAGCCACTTCGCCGGGTCCTTGTCGCCCTTCTCCTGGTTGAGGTTGTCGGTGACGGCGATCAGCTGGGAGTGGGTGAGGTCGTTGGCCAGCTCCTTGCGGCGCTCGGTGGTCCACTGGGCCGCGCCGGACTTCCAGGCCTCGGACAGCGGGACGACATGGTCGATGTCGAGGTCGGCCGCGTCGGTCCAGGTCGCGTCGTCATAGGCCGAGACCCACTTGCCGCTCTTCGCCGCACAGCTGTCGTCCTGCTGCACGTCCGTGCCGTCGCGCTTGAGCACCACTTCGCGGGTGTTGCAGTTCTTGTCCTGGTCGATCCAGTGCGGGAACTTGTCGCGGCTGTAGCCGTCCTGGGGGCCCTCGGCCTGTTCCTTGATGTCGGCGAGGTACGTCCGGGCGGTGCCGGCGTCCGGCGGGCTGGGCGGTGCCGCCTGGGCGGACTGGCAGCTGAGCGCCAGCGTGCAGACCAGGGCCGCGGCCGAACCCGCGGCGAGGGAAACTCGACGCGCGTAGACCTTTTTCATCGAAACTCCCGAAATGTGGGGGGAAGTTGACGTGCGGTGCGTCGCCCATGGTGTCGGCGTGGGGTTTCCATGGGGTGGGCACCAGGTAACAGGGTGACGACATGCCCACGTCAGTTCAAGGGCTGACAGGGCGCCATAAATGCACAACGGCGCTCCGGTTGTGGCGCTCCGGCGTATGCGCCCCCGTGGCACCCCTACAGTGAGCGCGTGCTGCTGCCGGTCAACATCACTCTCGGGATCGTCCTCGTCGTCCTGCTGATCGCCGCCGTGGCCGTCGCCGCACTGGCCCGCCTCGGCCACGCCCGGGCCATCGCCGTCGCCGGACTGCGCGCCGCCGCCCAACTGGCCGCCGTCTCCTACCTCATCGGCTGGGTGGTGCACGCCCTTTCCTGGCTGCTGGGTTTTCTCGTGCTGATGTTCGCGGTGGCGGTACGGACCGCCGGGCGCCGGATCACCCGGAACCGCAGCTGGTGGTGGGCCGCCGCACCGATCGCCGTCGGCGTCGTCCCGGTCGTCGGGCTG
This genomic stretch from Streptomyces nigrescens harbors:
- a CDS encoding HNH endonuclease family protein, with product MKKVYARRVSLAAGSAAALVCTLALSCQSAQAAPPSPPDAGTARTYLADIKEQAEGPQDGYSRDKFPHWIDQDKNCNTREVVLKRDGTDVQQDDSCAAKSGKWVSAYDDATWTDAADLDIDHVVPLSEAWKSGAAQWTTERRKELANDLTHSQLIAVTDNLNQEKGDKDPAKWLPPKASYHCEYARMWVWVKHEYGMTADSAEKAALKKILDGC